The following DNA comes from Archaeoglobaceae archaeon.
CTTTAAAGCGAGCCTTTTAATGAAGGTCTTGTTCAGTGCGTTTAACTCGAAGGTATAGTTTCCTTCGGGTAAGGTGAGTATTTCTCCAGATTTGACAGTTTTTTCAGCAAAGAGCCCACTTTCATTGAAAATTCTCAAATTGGCATCTCCATCGTAATTTTTTAAAATAACAACCACTTCTAATCCCTGAACTGGGATAATGAGCAACATTAACAGGCTAAGCTCTTTTAATCGCATTCCATTCAGCCTCCTTTTTGAGTATATAATCTAAAAAAGCGGAAATTGCCGAAGCCTGAAGGACAATTGCGTAGATTACAAGACCCAAGAAAACTTTTATTTTTGAGATTTTGCGATAATAGGCTAATAGCGCTGGAATCGAAATGGGCATGATTGGCAGGAATATTATTGGAACATAAGTAAGCGTAAGGGCGCAGAACCACGAAATTTTTACCATTCGCTCCGCTTTTTTCATTTCTTTCCTGTATCTCCAAAGCTGCAACCCTCCGAAATACCATCTCCTTCGCTGGCTGAAGAAATCTTTCCAGCTCATTGGAGCCTGCTCAAAAACCCTGCCCTGCACAAGTATAGCTTTAAATCCCTTTGCATGCATTCTCGTTGCGAAGTCCGCATCCTCAGCCATCGCCTTCTCGTTCAGACCCTCACGAAGCATTTCATATCTTAGCACACCAATCATTCCGTTAAACTGCTTGAAGGCACTTTTGGAGAGCAGGAAGTTTATTAGCCGATACTCTGCCTCAATTGTCTCAGAAACGAGGTTTTTTGCGTTGTAGATATAGCGTCTTGCAGAAGCGATGTAGGCATTTTTATTCTTTAAAAGCTCAGAAATGCAGTTCTGAATGGTTTCTTTGTCAATTCTGGTATCAACATCCATTATTAGAACAAATTCTGGATTAAAATCACTGAGATAACGAACTGCATCGTTTATAGCTCCCGCCCTTTTCCCTCTCCTTCCTGTTCTTTCTAATACTTCTACACCCATGCTTTTTGCGATTTCAACTCTTTTATCGTTCTCACCATTTTTATCAATCACATAAACAATTTTATCCACTCCAAGACTTTTTACATGTCTTATGCTTTCTTCAACAACTTTTGGCTCTTCAAAGGGTGAAACTGGAACAATCACTGCGAGCTTCATTCGAGCATCT
Coding sequences within:
- a CDS encoding glycosyltransferase family 2 protein, which codes for MKLAVIVPVSPFEEPKVVEESIRHVKSLGVDKIVYVIDKNGENDKRVEIAKSMGVEVLERTGRRGKRAGAINDAVRYLSDFNPEFVLIMDVDTRIDKETIQNCISELLKNKNAYIASARRYIYNAKNLVSETIEAEYRLINFLLSKSAFKQFNGMIGVLRYEMLREGLNEKAMAEDADFATRMHAKGFKAILVQGRVFEQAPMSWKDFFSQRRRWYFGGLQLWRYRKEMKKAERMVKISWFCALTLTYVPIIFLPIMPISIPALLAYYRKISKIKVFLGLVIYAIVLQASAISAFLDYILKKEAEWNAIKRA